The sequence CCCGACGTCTTCGCGACGACCGAAGGGACCCGCCGACGCGTCCGCGAGAACCTCGGCTGGGCGTTCCTGTACAACGCGGTCGCGCTCCCGCTGGCCGTCGCCGGCGTCCTCAATCCCCTCTTCGCCGCCGTCGCGATGGCGACCAGCAGCCTGCTGGTCGTCCTCAACTCGACGCGCCCGGTCGGCGACTAGCCGCCACGGTCGTCCGACCCGGGTCCGCCGGTCTCGATTGGAGCGCCGACAAGACTGCCCCATTCGGTCCACGAGCCGTCGTAGTTCCGGACCGACGGGTAGCCGAGCAGCTCCGAGAGGACGAACCACGTCAGCGACGAGCGCTCGCCGATGCGGCAGTAGACGACGACGCTCCGGTCGGGGGTGACGCCGCGGTCGCGGTAGAGCGCGGCGAGGTCGGCTCGCGGCTTGAACCGGCCGTCCGCGTCGACGTTCGCCGACCAGACGACGTTGACCGCACCGGGGACGTGGCCGCCGCGCTGGGCGAACTCGTCCATCCCGGGCGGCGCGACGACGGTCCCGTCGAACTCCTCGGGCAGCCGCACGTCGACCAGCGCAGTCCGGTCGTCGATCGCTCGCCGCACGTCGTCGCGGTACGCGCGGACGTGCTCGAAGGGACCGGCCGGCTCGTACCTGCGGGGCGTGAACGACGGCACCTCCGTCGTCGTCGGTCGGCCCGATTCGACCCAGTGTTCGCGCCCGCCGTCGAGCAGGTACGCGTCCTGGTGGCCGTAGTAGCGCAACAGCCAGTAGAAGTGCGCGGCGAACCAGTTGGCGTTGTCGCCGTACGCGACCACCGTCGTCTCCTCGGTGATGCCGTGCGCGCCGAGCAGGTCCGCGAACGCGCGTGCCGACGGCACGTCCCGCCGCCGGTCGTGTCGCAGGTCCGACCGCCAGTCGAGCCCGACCGCTCCCGGGAGGTGCCCCTCGTCGTAGAACGCGGTGTTCAGGTCCACCTCGACGAGTCGCAACGATGGGTCGTCCGACCGGGCCTCGGGCAGCCGCTCGGCGACCCACTCCGGGGGGACGAGCGCGTCTGACCGCTCGGATAGCAGCGTGTTGCCGGTCATGGGTGTTCGGCGACCGCAGGCCGTTCCGCGCCGGCGGCCGCGAGGTGTCACTCACCGACGGAACTACCGGGAATAAGTACCAGCTTGTCCCGCGACAACCCTCGCGGGGGGCGCTCGCCGGTTGTCCTGCGACAAACCAGATTACAACCGACTGCACCCGAACGACACCCAATATGCAGGGTCTTGAAGCCAGTTTCGTGCTCGCGACCGGGTCGGGGAGCGGGTCGCTCCTGGCCGCGACGGTCGTGAGCGGGCTCGTCACCGTGCTCGCGGCGGGCGCCGTGTACTTCTACGGGTGGCGAACGCCGCCGGAACCGGCGTTCGAAGGGGTACGACGCGAAGAGAGCGCGGATCCGGCCGCCACGGTCGTCGCCAATCGCGGCGGCCCGATGTACGAGTCGGAGGTGCCCGAGGCCGAGACGGAGTCGGTGGACCACGACGCGTTCGACCCGGTCGGGGCGGCGGCGCTGCTGGCCGTCTACTTTCTCGTGGTCACGCTGACGTGGCTGTTCATGTACTTCGTCGAGTTCCTGGGGAACGGCCCGACGGTGGTGGGCTGAGATGCACGTCCACAGGTTCGAGCGGATCTGGCTCGTCGCCGCGCTCGGGATGATCGTCCTGTTCGTCGGGACGGTCACGTACGGCGCCGTCGTCGCCGGGTACGGCATGGTCGACGCCGAGGGCGGACAGGTCGACGCGACGGACCCGACGGACGGCGAGAACTTCCGCGAGCCGGGGGTCTACAACGGGAGCGAGCCCGGGCACTACGACGTGTACGTCGAGACGCGCCGGTTCGCGTTCGTCCCCGGGACGGCCGAGCCCATCCGCGTCCCCGCCGGCAGCACCGTGACGTTCCACGTCGTCAGCGTCGACGTGCTCCACGGCTTCGAGGTCGCCGGCACGAACATCAACACGATGGCGATCCCCGGCCAGAAGGCCGTCGTCACCGCCGAGTTCGACGAGGCCCGCGAGTACGGCATCGTCTGTAACGAGTACTGCGGCGAGGGCCACCACACGATGGCGGGGTCGCTCGAAGTGGTCCCGCCCGGCGAGTTCAACGCGACCGCGGAGGTGAGCGCGTAGATGGCCCACGCACACGACGAGCGGGCGACCGGGACCGCCGAGGGGCGCGAACTGGCCGCCGGCGAGCGCCTCGCGTTCGTCGACCAGTACCCTGCGGCCGCCCGTGTCACCCGTCTCTGTTTCGGCGTCTCGTTCACCGCACTGCTGATCGGGGCGGTACTGGGCATCGTCCAGGCGCTTCACCGGACGAACGTCTTCCGCGGCGTCATCAGTTCGAGCGACTACTACTCCGTGCTGACCGGCCACGGCGTCCTGCTCGCGCTGTTTTTCACGATATTCTTCCTCTCGGGGGCGTTCACCTGGGGGACGAGCCGCAGCCTCGGCCGGGACCTCCCGAACCCGCGGTTCTCGCTGGCCTGGTTCGGTCTCCAGCTCGGCGGCGCCGCCGCCGTCGCGGCGGCCATCTTCGGCGGCTTCGTCGGGCAGATCCCCTTCGAGGCTGACGTGCTCTACACCTTCTACGCGCCGCTGCAGGCCCATCCGCTGTTCTACGCCGGCCTCGCGGCGTGGCTGGTCGGCACCTGGCTCGCCGGCGCCGACTGGATCCGCTCGTATCTGCGCTGGCGGAGCGACAACCGCGGCGAGCGCGTGCCGCTGCAGACGTTCATGGTCCTGACGACGATGCTGATGTGGTACATCTCGACGGTCGGCGTCGCCGTCGAGGTGCTCGTCTTCCTGCTGCCGCTGTCGATGGGGCTCATCGAGAGCGTCGACCCGCTGTTGACCCGGACGCTGTTCTGGTACTTCGGCCACCCGGTCGTCTACTTCTGGCTGATGCCCGCGTACTTCGCGTGGTACACTATCCTGCCGAAACTCGCCGGCGGCCGGCTGTTCAGCGACCCGCTGGCCAGGGTCGTCTTCGTCCTCTTCCTGATCCTCTCGACGCCCGTGGGCTTCCACCACCAGTACGCCGACCCCGGGGTCGCGGAGGGCTTCAAGTTCGTCGCGATGACGAACACGATGTTCCTCCTGTTGCCGAGCTTCCTCACCGCTTTCACCGTCGTCGCCAGCATGGAGTACGGCGCCCGCCGGCGCGGCGGGAGCGGCTACTTCGGGTGGATGAAGGCGCTGCCGTGGGCCAACCCCGCCTTCGCCGGCATGGCGCTGGCCGGGCTGATGTTCGCGGCCGGCGGGTTCTCCGGCATCGTCAACGCCGGAATGAACATCAACTCGCTGGTCCACAACACCCTCTGGGTGCCGGGCCACTTCCACCTCACCGTCGGCACGGCCAGCGCGCTGACGATGATGGCGCTCAGCTACTGGCTGTACCCGCAGGTCACCGGCAAGCGCCTCCAGCTCTACGGGGTCGCGCAGGTCCAGCCGTACGTCTGGTTCATCGGGATGGCGCTGATGTCCAACGCGATGCACCGGGCCGGCCTGGCGGGCGTCCCCCGGCGGACCGCCGAACCCCAGTACGACCAGGTCTCCTTCGAGGCGGCGCTCGGGTCGATCCCGGAGATGCGCCTCCAGATCGCCGTCGGCGGGGCGCTGCTGACGCTGGGCGCGGCGCTGTTCGCCGCGGTGATGCTGGCGACGTGGTTCGCCGACCGCGGCCGCGGGCGCCTCCGCGTCGACAGCCACCTCCCGGAACCGATCTCCGGCCCCGAGGACGCCCCGCGGGTGCTCGACAACTTCAGGCTGTGGGCGGCCATCGCCGTCGTCCTCGTCGCCATCGCCTACGGCTTCCCGATATTCTCGATGGTCGCCGACGGGCCGTTCGACCCCGCCGCGCCGCCCGTCCCGGTCGGCGTCGTCGACGCGGCGCTCGGGGTCTTCCTCGGCTGAGGAGTGCGGTTTCGTCGACTCCGTCATTCCGTGACTCCCCCGCGACGACCGGCCTCAGGTCGCCGAGAGGAACCCCGCGACGAGTTCCGCCTCGGCGCGCCTGAGCCGGTAGGAGACGGTCGAGCGCGGACAGTCGAGTTCGGCCGCGAGGTCGTCGAGCGTCGTCTCCCGCGGCGTCTCGTAGTACCCCTTCTCCGCGGCCAGTTCGAGCACCTGCCGCTGCTCGGGCCGCAGCGACAGCGAGGCGAACGGGTTCGACGGCGGCTCGGTCGCGTCCTCCAAGTGCTCGAACCGGAAGGAGATCCCCCCTCTGAGCGTCCCCCCGAGGGTGTCGTAGAGCATCCCGACCTTCTCGTCGCTCTCCGCGAGGACCCGCCAGCGCGCCTCGGACTCGCGGCGGGTCACCTCCGCGAAGACGCCGCCCTCGAGGTATCGGCTGGCGATCAGCGAGACGGCGTCGCAGCGAGTGGCCTCTGAGACGCGGGTGTACACGACGGCCCGCCGCGCCGAGGCCGCGAGCACGTCGCTGTATCGCCGCCCCGCGCAGCCGCGGTCGCTGACCGACAGCAGGTCCCGCTCCTCGTCGGCGATCAGCGCCGCCGCCCGCTCGACCGTCTCCGGCGGTCCCGTGACCGTGTCGAGCCGCCGGACCTCCGACTCGGAGACCGGACAGACCAGCGCCGTCGAGCGCGCGTCCGGCGCGCCCGCGAGCGTGTCCATCAGCGGGTCGACCCCCGTCTCGTACGTCAGCGTGAAGACGAACTCCCGCATCTACCCCGAAGTTGTTCGGCCAGTAGCCAGTCAGTTTCGGTCGCGCTGTCGCGCCCCGCTCGTACCGCGATCTGTCTCCGCCGTTGTCGTGTGCCAACGGTGGGTTGAGGGGACCGCCACGACTACTGATCGTATGAGCGATACGCCCGCAGCCGACCGATCGATGCCGTGGTTCCTGAAAGCGATCATCCTCGTCGCGGTCCTCGTCGTACTGTTCATCGTCGCCGTGGACCTGTTGACGTTCGCGCAGTCGTTCTGAGCGCGAGCGCATCGGTCCGCTCGACCGGTCAGACCACGTCCAGCACGGCGACCGACAGCGCGACCTGTCCGAGGCCGGCGGCGATCATGACGACGGCCGCAACGCGTTCGAAGGCGCCCCCGTAGCGACCGAGCGACCGCCAGGCGTCCACACCCGCGCTCGCCAGCAGGGTCACGCCGACCAGCGGTGCCGTCGCTGCGCCTGCATACGCCGCCAGTACCGCCGTCGCCCCCGCCGGGGGGAGGGTCAGCGCCTGCGCGACGACGCCGAGGAAGACCGGGACCACGCAGCCGGCCGCCGCGAGCGCGTACGCGCCGCCGAAGAGACCGAACCCGACCACCGAGTCGGGCCGGTTCGGGAGCGGGACCGTCGCCGCCCCGCGGCCGGACAGCGCCGCCGCGCCGAACGCGACCAGCGCGAGGCCCACGAGCGGCTCGAACGCAGGCAGGAGCGACGTGAGCCGGCGTCCGAGCGCGTAGACGGCCCCCGCGACCAGCGCGAACGCACCGAGCGAGCCGAGTGCGGCCGCGGCGGCCGCCGCTCCCGGTGCATCGTCGCCGCCGCGTTCGAGGAAGTACCCGACGTAGCCGGGGACGAGCGGGAACGCGCAGGGCGCGAAGAACGTCGCGACGCCGGCACCGGCCGCGAACCCCACCGCGCCGCCGAGCGCGCCCGTCATCCCTCCAGCACCGCCTCGAACGCCGACCGCAGGCGCTCGCCGGACGCGACGCCCGAGTGTCGCCACCGAACCACGCCCTCGGCGTCCGTCAGCACCAGGTACGGGAGGCCGTCGGCGCCGATCGCCGACATGACGGCGCTCTCGGGGTCGACTCCGACCGCCCAGTCGCCGTCGCGGCGCGCCCACCAGTCGGCGATGTCCGCCCGCGAGAGGCCGCTGCCGACGCGCTCGTTCGTCACCGAGACGAAGTCGAGGCGGCCCTCGTACTCCGGATACAGCGCCGTCAGCGTCTCCATCTGTCGGTCGCAGGGACCGCACCACGTCGCGAAGCAGTCCACGAGTGTCGGTCGGTCCGGGCGAGGGACTCGCAGTCGCCCGGCGTCGGATCCGGGCGCGTCGATCCCCTCGACGCGGACCGGCAGCCCGTCGCCGTCGTTGAACGGGCCGGCGCCGCCCAGCGCGAACGCGCTGCCACCGGTGAGTCCGACGCCCGCGATGGTCGCGACCGCCGTTCGCCGGTTCATGCCTCGCGGACCGCCGCCAGGTCGTCGATCAGTTCGTCCGGATCGGGCGATTTCGTCCGGTAGGCGCGTTCGACGTAGCCGTCGGCGTTGACCAGTATCGTCATCGCCGTGTGCGTGAACATGTAGCCGTCCGTCTCCGGCGGCTCGGTCCGCTGGAACGCGACGCCGAACGCGTCCGCGACGACCGCCTCCGCCCGCTCGGCGGAGGCCGGCCGGAGGAACTGCCAGTTTGCCGCCCCGAGCGCGACGTTTCGTTCGTCGGCGTACGCGCGGAGGCGGTCGGCGTCGTCGCGAGCGGGGTCGAACGTCACCGGGTAGAACCGCACCGCGCCGCCGTACCCCTCGTTCAGCGCGTGCGTCTGGACGTTCCGGAGCGTCCCGACCAGTACCGGACAGACTGTCCTGCAGTGGCTGTAGAAGAACGTCAACAGTGCGGGGCGCTCGACCGCCCGGAGGTCGACAGTCCCGTCAGCGCGGACGGCCGGGAGGGACACGTCCGGCACCCGTTCGCCCCACGCGGGGTACGGCAGGTCGGCACTCTCGAACTCCCGGTCCGGTTCGGACAGGACCACGTCGGGATTCCCGTCACCGGCTGCACAGCCCGCGACTCCCGCCGCTGCCGTCGACAGCCCGGCGAGATAGGTGCGTCGCCTCATAGAACAGTGAGAGGGGGCTGATAACAATGAATAGAATGTTGTAGCACTCCAACGACAGCACAATATCGGGCAGATCGTGACCCGGACTCCCGGTCCGTATCGACGAACGAAAGTCCCTCCACCTGGGGTGGAGCCCGTCATCTCAGGCCGAGCCGGCGTCGAGCCCGCCGGGCGGCGTCTACAACACTGCGACGCCGGCGGCATACGCGAGCGCGAACGAGAGGCCGAACGACCCTGCCCACGCTCCCACCGTCAGGATGATTTTTCGGGCATCCACAGCCTCCCGACCGCCGACTGCCGCGCCGCTCCCGATGATGGCGCTGACGACGATCTCGTTGAACGAGACCGGGACGCCGAGCAGGACTGCCAGCTGCGCGATCAGGAACGAGGGGACGAGCGCCGAGATGGAGCGGCGCGGCCCGAGCGACGAGTAGTCCTGGGCGAGCGACTTTATCATCCGGGGCGCACCCGTCCACGAGCCGACAAGCATCCCGAGCCCGCCGCCGACGAGCACGGCGAACGTCGAGACCATCCCGACCTCGTCGAGGAGCGGGAGCAGCGGTCCGACGGCGAGTCCGACCTGACTCCCCCCAGCGGAGAACGCCACGAGCGACCCGAGCGCCAGCAGCACGCGCCGCAAGCCACCGGGTTCGTCGCGACTGACATCCCACCAGACGACCGCCGCGACCGCTAGCGCTGCGAGGCCGGTAATACTGACTGCCGAGGCAAGCCCGTCGACTGCGAGCACCTGCTGTCCGATACTGCGGAGTGTTCCTGACGTGCCTCCCTCACCCAGGAAGCTGAACTGGACGTTCACGAGGACCGCCCCGACGAGGCCGGCGAGGACGGGAATACTGTACCGTTCGGGGACATCGGGGCGCGGAAGGAGACTCGCGATGGTGAACGCGATGCCGCCGCCGACGAACGGCGTCAATACCCAGACGGCGGCGATCTGCTGGTACTTCGACCAGACCGGCGTGCCGCCGAGGGCGAGGCCGACGCCGATGACGGCGCCGGTCACGGTGAACGCCGTCGCGATCGGATAGCCGGTCGTGATGCCGACCGCCATCAGCCCCGCGCCCAGCACGAGCACGAGGATGACGCCGGCGATCGGCAGGCTGATGCCGCCGACGAGGCCGCTCCCGACGGCTTCCGAGACGTTGCCGCCCTGTGTGACGGCGCCGGCGAACCCGAAGATGCCGACGAGCAGCGCGGCCCGCATCGTCGCGATGGCGTTCGCGCCGACGGCGGGAGCGAAGGGGGTCGCGCCGCTCGACCCGGCGCCGATCACCCACGCCATGAACAGGCTGGCGAGCGCTGCACCGGCGAAGAGGACGACGAGAGCGGGGTCCATTGAAGCGGGTCAGTCCGCGCCCGTGGGGGCGGTATCTCGCGCGTGGTTCCGACTCCGCCAGTAGCCCTGGGCGTACGCGCCGAGGAACATCCCGGCGAGCGCCCAGAGGATCGTGACGTTGCCGACGCCGAGGCTCGCGTACGCCGCGCCCGGGCAGATGCCCGAGAGGCCCCAGCCGACGCCGAAGACGGCGCCGCCGACCAGGACGTTCCGGTCGAAGGGCTTCAGGCGGCGCTCGTAGGGGTCGCCCGTGAGGGGTGCCGCGTCCCGAATACGGGGCAACAGGGCGAACGCGATCCCGGAGACGATGGCGGCCCCGAACATCACGAACGGGAGGCCCAGATCCTCGAACTGGAGGAAGTTCAGCACCACCTCCGGGCGCGCCATGTGGCTGAACCCGAGCCCGAACCCGAACACGATGCCGCCGACGAAGACTAGCGGCTTGAACAGCGGGTGCCGGTCGCTCATGGGCTCACCCCCAGCGCGGCGACGACCTGTGCCGTCCCGATGGCGACGGTCAGGAACGTCAGGACGCCGGCCAGCGACGTCTTCGACGCCGAACCGACGCCGCAGACGCCGTGGCCGGACGTACAGCCCTTGCCGATCCGGGTTCCGATGCCGACCAGGATACCGCCGACGAACAGCCGCCACGGCTGGACGTCGGTCTGCCAGAGCGTCACGCCGGCGACCTCGTAGAGCTGGCCGGTCGTTCCGGGCTCGTACAGCGAACTCGTGACCAGGCCGGACTGAACCGTCGCCGCGAACGCTAGCCCGCCCAGCACGATGCCGGCCGTGAACACGAGCCGCCAGTCCCGCGAGGCGACGTACTGCTGGAACCGCGACTGGTCGGAGACGTACGACAGCGTCGACTCCAGGAACGTGCTCGCCCCGGCCGGGATACCCGTCCCGACGTAGATCAGGACGGTCCCGAGGCCGACGAGCAGGCCGCCGACGGCGTAGCGACTGATCCCGTTCGGGAACAGGTCGGCGGCCGCCTGGAGCAGTACTGGGTCAGTGACCATCGGCGTCGTCAGTCACCCGCGAGCGAGTCCTGACTGGCGGCGCAGTTGTTCGGCCCGAGCTCCAGCGTGAACGCCTCGTCGTCGTCGACGGCGTTCTGCCCGAGGTTCGTCGCGATGATGTCCTCGTAGTTGGCCGGCCGCGGCGGCATGTCCGAGAGGATCAGCTCGACGAAGTCGTCCTCGTCCATCGTGAGTGCGTCCATCTCATCGACGAGCTCGCCGATGGGCGCGGTGTAGGTACCGTCCGCAGCGGGCTCGGCGGCGTCGCTGAAGTGCGCGCCACCGACGAGCGTGTCGTCGGGCAGCGGTAGGACGCGGTCCTGCAGCGACTCGTAGAGCATGCGCGCGGCGTCCGGCGCGCCCTCGTCGCCCTCTTCGAGGTCGGGGCGGGCGACGCTCTCGACGAAGAGTCCGTCGCCGGTCGCGAGCAGACTGTCGTCGACGAGGTACGAGGTCATTCCGGTCGTGTGGCCGGGCGTGTACACCGCCTCGACGGTCGCGTCTCCGACCTCGAAGGTGTCGCCGTCCGCGGCCGTGGTCAGCTCGTCAGCGTACGTCACGCCGCGGTCGACCGCGGCCTCGGGAACGACGCCCTCGACGCCCTCGTCGTCGAGGTCGCGCACGCCCGAGATGTGGTCGGCGTGGATGTGCGTGTCGAGCGCGTACTGCAGGTCGACGCCGAGGTCGTCGGTGTCGGCGAGATAGCGGTCGGTGAACGCCCGCAGCGGGTCGATGATTGCGGCTTCGCCGTCGTCGTAGAGCAGATAGCCGAGACAGCCCGAGGAGGGGCGCTGGTACTGGACGAGCGTCCCCGCGCCGTCGTAGTTCTCGACCTTGACGGCCTCGTAGATGCGCGCCCAGCCGTTCATGCCGTCTTCGAGGTGGTTCACGTCGTAGCCGCGCTCGGCGAGCGTCCCCGCGACGAACTCGCTGGCGCCGCCCTTCGCGCACAGGACGGTTACCTCGCGGTCGTCGGGGATCCGGTCGAGCACGTCCTCGTCGATGTCGTCCTCGAGGAACTGGAAGTACGGGACGTTGATCGACGTGACGTTCTCGCCGTCGATGCGCCACTCCTCGTAGTCCGAGTTCATTCGCGCGTCGAGCAGTGTCACGTCCTCGCCCGCGTCGATGCGCTCTTTTAGCGTCTCCGGGGCGACCGTCTCCACGTCGGCGTCCGGAGTTGGGAAGTCTTCCGCGTTCATGTCGTGCACCCCCGTCTATCGGATGGACGTACTAAAGGGTTTGCATAGTATTCCATCTTATGCACAATATAGTATCCCCCTGCGACTCTGTCTGGAGCGGTGTATACGACTACATACCCGATACTGAGGGAAATTACGATTTCGCCACTGACCAGTAGTTGGCGTCAGTCACAAGAACCAGCAATCTTTTAACTACGGAGTCAATATTGTGCGTTAGCTCCAAGACAAATCAACGGAGCGGACACAACAATGAGTGCAGAATACGACATCGCGGAGACGCTCGACGTGAAAGGCGCATCGTGCCCGATGCCGGTCGTCAAGACCAAATCGGCCATCGACGACCTCGCCGCCGACGAGGTTCTGGAGGTACTCGCGACCGACTCGGGCAGCATGAGCGACATCGACGGCTGGGCCGACGGCACGGACGGCGTGGAACTGCTCGCACAGGAGGAGAGCGGTGACGTGTACAAACACTACGTGCGCAAGACGGAGTGAAAATGAGCACGGACACCTCAGACACGACAGCCGAGGACGCCCCCGACGCGGCCGAGGGTGACGCCCCCTCCCGCGCGGAGCTGGCCGCACGCGTCGCCGAGCTGGAGGAGTCGCTCGCCGAGTCGGAGGACGACGACGACCCGAAGAAGATGTCGATCATTGCGACGAAAGGGACGCTGGACATGGCCTACCCGCCGCTGATCCTCGCCAGCACCGCGGCCGCGTTCGGCTACGACGTGACGGTCTTCCACACGTTCTGGGGCCTGGATATCCTCCACGAGGAGCGCTCGAAGGACCTCAAGCTGAGCTCCGTCGGCAACCCCAACATGCCCGTGCCCAACGCGGTCGCCGCCCTGCCCGGGATGGATCGGGTGACGACGAAGCTGATGGAGAAGAAGATCGACGACAACGACACCGCAACCATCGAAGAGCTCGTCGAGACGAGCCTGGACATGGGCGTGGAGTTCCAGGCCTGTCAGATGACCATCGACCTGATGGACTACGACGAGGACGACTTCTACGACGGCGTCACCGCGGGCGTCGGCGCCGCCACCGCCCTCCAGGACATGGCCGACGCCGACATCCAGCTCCTCGTCTGATCCCCGTCGTCCGGGTCATCGCGGCTACCGCAGGGTCCAGCGATGTGAGCGGCCGAGCGCGGAGTAGTACTCGGAAGCCCGGTTCGGCCCGCACTGCTCACGGGCTGATCTTATGTAACAATCGGAGGCGTGCTCCGGGCTAGTGTTACATAAGACCCGCGCCGGGACGGTCAAGTCGTCTGGAGGGGATCCGGCATCCGAGTCGTGGGATCGGCCCTCGGCCCGCACGCGGGGATCGGAGCGGGGAGAGTGTTTTCCCGCCCGGCGTCGTACTCGCTCGCATGAACGACGACGCACCCGCCGCGCGGATCGGCGACATACTGGGCGAGCGCGGAGAGACGCTGGCCGTCGCCGAGTCCTGTACCGGGGGACTGCTCGGGTCGACGATCACGGGCGTCGCCGGGTCGAGCGACTACTTCGTCGGCGGCGTCGTCGCCTACACGGAGCGGACAAAGCGCCAGTTGCTCGCGGTCTCCCGGGAGAGCCTGGAGCGCCACGGCGCGGTGAGCGAGACGGTCGCCAGCGCGATGGCGCGGCACATCCGCGACGAGACCGGCGCCGACTGGGGCGTCTCCACGACCGGCTACGCGGGCCCGGGCGGCGGCGACGCCGACACCCCGGTCGGCACCGTCTACATCGGCATCGCGTACGCCGGCGGCGACGGCCGTGACCCCTACGCGACCGTCGAACACCACCGCTTCGAGGGCGAGCGCGCGACGGTCAAAGAGCGCATCGTCGAGCAGGCACTGCGGTCTGCGCTGGGAGAGATAGTGGAGTGAGCGACCGTTCGATAGATCCGACTGGAATCCGAGCACAGAACGACTGGCTTCGTGGTACTTACCTCGTTTCGAGAGCTCAAACACTGTCCGACGAGGCGGACGGACGTGTGAAAGGACGGCTCCCGTTCTGACGGCGCCTCGACCCGCGGCGGGGGCCACACGAACAGTCGATCACTCGGTCGTCGGTGGTGCCGACTCGGCCGACTCGCCGTTCCGTAGACACGCCGCAGGGTGATCCGCGCGCTCGTCCCCGCCCCCGTCTCCGTCGGTCGGTTCGAGCGCGGGGTCCTCGCGCTCGCAGACGCTCTCGAAGGCGTCGAGCCGGTCGGCCGCCTCGTCGGTCCGACCGGCCGCGGCCGCGTCGACCGCATCGTCGAGGAGCCGCTCGGCCTCGCCGTCGGAGAGCGGGTCCGGGACGCCGAACGCCTCGCGGACGGCCTCGGGGTCGTCGAACTCGTCGGCGCCCACGTCACCGCGCTCGACGGCGAGCCGGAGGTCGAGCACCCCCCGGAACTCGCCGTCCCGGAACTCGAACCCCTCGGGGGGTATCACGCGGTGACACCGCGGGTGGAACGAGCAGCCGGCGGGCGGGTTCGACGGGTCGGGCACGTCGCCGGTCAGCTCGACGGCCGCGTCGCGGGCGTCCGGGTCCGGCTCGGGGATGGCCGACAGCAGCGCCTCGGTGTAGGGGTGGCGCGGGTCGGCGAACAGCGCCTCGGCCGACCCGCGCTCGACGACCTCGCCGAGGTACATGACGCAGACGCGGTCGCAGACCTGGCGGACGACCCCCAGGTCGTGGCTGATGAGCACCATCGCGAGGCCCAGGTCGTCCTGCAGGTCCGAGAGGAGCGAGAGGATCTCCGCCTGGACGCTCACGTCCAGCGCGGAGACGGGCTCGTCGACGACCAGCAGGTCGGGGTCGAGCACGAGCGCCCGGGCGAGGGCGATCCGCTGTTTCTGCCCGCCGGAGAACTCGTGGGGGTAGCGGTCGGCGTCGGCCGCCGTCAGTCCGACGCGTTCGAGCGTGTCGGCGACGATCTCCCGGCGACGGTCGGCGTCGCGCAGACCGTGGATCGCCAGCGGCTCGGCGACCGACTCGCCGACGGTGAGCCGCGGGTCGAACGCCGAGTTTGGGTCCTGGAAGACGACCTGGGCGCGCCGGCGGAAGCGGTCGCGGTCGTCGCCCGCGAGGTCGGCGACCGGCCGGCCGTCGAAGCGCACCTCGCCGCCCGTCGGCTCCTCAAGGCCCAGCAGCGTCGTCGCGGTCGTGGACTTGCCGCAGCCCGACTCCCCGACGAGCCCGACCGTCTCCCCCGCGCGCACCTCGAAGCTCACGCCGTCGACGGCCTCGACGTGGCCGGTCACCCGCCGGAGCA comes from Halosimplex halophilum and encodes:
- a CDS encoding inorganic phosphate transporter, with the translated sequence MDPALVVLFAGAALASLFMAWVIGAGSSGATPFAPAVGANAIATMRAALLVGIFGFAGAVTQGGNVSEAVGSGLVGGISLPIAGVILVLVLGAGLMAVGITTGYPIATAFTVTGAVIGVGLALGGTPVWSKYQQIAAVWVLTPFVGGGIAFTIASLLPRPDVPERYSIPVLAGLVGAVLVNVQFSFLGEGGTSGTLRSIGQQVLAVDGLASAVSITGLAALAVAAVVWWDVSRDEPGGLRRVLLALGSLVAFSAGGSQVGLAVGPLLPLLDEVGMVSTFAVLVGGGLGMLVGSWTGAPRMIKSLAQDYSSLGPRRSISALVPSFLIAQLAVLLGVPVSFNEIVVSAIIGSGAAVGGREAVDARKIILTVGAWAGSFGLSFALAYAAGVAVL
- a CDS encoding YeeE/YedE family protein — translated: MSDRHPLFKPLVFVGGIVFGFGLGFSHMARPEVVLNFLQFEDLGLPFVMFGAAIVSGIAFALLPRIRDAAPLTGDPYERRLKPFDRNVLVGGAVFGVGWGLSGICPGAAYASLGVGNVTILWALAGMFLGAYAQGYWRSRNHARDTAPTGAD
- a CDS encoding YeeE/YedE family protein translates to MVTDPVLLQAAADLFPNGISRYAVGGLLVGLGTVLIYVGTGIPAGASTFLESTLSYVSDQSRFQQYVASRDWRLVFTAGIVLGGLAFAATVQSGLVTSSLYEPGTTGQLYEVAGVTLWQTDVQPWRLFVGGILVGIGTRIGKGCTSGHGVCGVGSASKTSLAGVLTFLTVAIGTAQVVAALGVSP
- a CDS encoding MBL fold metallo-hydrolase, translated to MNAEDFPTPDADVETVAPETLKERIDAGEDVTLLDARMNSDYEEWRIDGENVTSINVPYFQFLEDDIDEDVLDRIPDDREVTVLCAKGGASEFVAGTLAERGYDVNHLEDGMNGWARIYEAVKVENYDGAGTLVQYQRPSSGCLGYLLYDDGEAAIIDPLRAFTDRYLADTDDLGVDLQYALDTHIHADHISGVRDLDDEGVEGVVPEAAVDRGVTYADELTTAADGDTFEVGDATVEAVYTPGHTTGMTSYLVDDSLLATGDGLFVESVARPDLEEGDEGAPDAARMLYESLQDRVLPLPDDTLVGGAHFSDAAEPAADGTYTAPIGELVDEMDALTMDEDDFVELILSDMPPRPANYEDIIATNLGQNAVDDDEAFTLELGPNNCAASQDSLAGD
- a CDS encoding sulfurtransferase TusA family protein; its protein translation is MSAEYDIAETLDVKGASCPMPVVKTKSAIDDLAADEVLEVLATDSGSMSDIDGWADGTDGVELLAQEESGDVYKHYVRKTE
- a CDS encoding DsrE/DsrF/DrsH-like family protein, encoding MSTDTSDTTAEDAPDAAEGDAPSRAELAARVAELEESLAESEDDDDPKKMSIIATKGTLDMAYPPLILASTAAAFGYDVTVFHTFWGLDILHEERSKDLKLSSVGNPNMPVPNAVAALPGMDRVTTKLMEKKIDDNDTATIEELVETSLDMGVEFQACQMTIDLMDYDEDDFYDGVTAGVGAATALQDMADADIQLLV
- a CDS encoding CinA family protein, whose amino-acid sequence is MNDDAPAARIGDILGERGETLAVAESCTGGLLGSTITGVAGSSDYFVGGVVAYTERTKRQLLAVSRESLERHGAVSETVASAMARHIRDETGADWGVSTTGYAGPGGGDADTPVGTVYIGIAYAGGDGRDPYATVEHHRFEGERATVKERIVEQALRSALGEIVE
- a CDS encoding ABC transporter ATP-binding protein, with translation MTDAPLLEVRDLEKHYPVRSGLLRRVTGHVEAVDGVSFEVRAGETVGLVGESGCGKSTTATTLLGLEEPTGGEVRFDGRPVADLAGDDRDRFRRRAQVVFQDPNSAFDPRLTVGESVAEPLAIHGLRDADRRREIVADTLERVGLTAADADRYPHEFSGGQKQRIALARALVLDPDLLVVDEPVSALDVSVQAEILSLLSDLQDDLGLAMVLISHDLGVVRQVCDRVCVMYLGEVVERGSAEALFADPRHPYTEALLSAIPEPDPDARDAAVELTGDVPDPSNPPAGCSFHPRCHRVIPPEGFEFRDGEFRGVLDLRLAVERGDVGADEFDDPEAVREAFGVPDPLSDGEAERLLDDAVDAAAAGRTDEAADRLDAFESVCEREDPALEPTDGDGGGDERADHPAACLRNGESAESAPPTTE